The following proteins come from a genomic window of Streptomyces sp. Sge12:
- a CDS encoding CpaF family protein, producing MSLRSRVNTPDDRHSPREDGRLVSSYRAKLLEEIDLAEMSALAPAERRARLERVLGHIISREGPVLSTVERAQLIRRVVDEALGLGVLEPLLEDASISEIMVNGPDHIYVERAGRVEQLPIRFASHEQLMQTIERIVSTVNRRVDEANPMVDARLPSGERVNVIIPPLSLTGATLTIRRFPRAFTLHEMIALGSLDEQMLLLLSGLVAAKMNVIVSGATGTGKTTLLNALSGLIPEGERIITIEDSAELQLQQAHVIRLESRPPNVEGKGQITIRDLVRNSLRMRPDRIIVGEVRGGETLDMLQAMSTGHDGSLATVHANSSSDALMRLQTLASMSEVEIPFEALQDQINSAVNVIVQLTRFGDGSRRITEISVLESHGREPFRITTVCRFGAQPMGADGRVHGYFEYYPLPRRIAERLYMNNQPIPQAFGVAPEDPLTARITRTAL from the coding sequence ATGAGCCTGCGTTCCCGGGTCAACACTCCCGACGACCGCCACAGCCCGCGCGAGGACGGCCGGCTGGTCTCCTCCTACCGCGCCAAGCTGCTGGAGGAGATCGACCTCGCCGAGATGTCCGCGCTCGCGCCCGCCGAGCGCCGGGCGCGCCTGGAGCGCGTACTCGGCCACATCATCAGCCGCGAAGGACCCGTCCTCTCCACCGTCGAGCGCGCCCAGCTGATCCGCCGTGTCGTCGACGAGGCCCTCGGGCTCGGCGTCCTCGAACCGCTCCTCGAAGACGCCTCCATCTCCGAGATCATGGTCAACGGCCCCGACCACATCTACGTGGAGCGCGCCGGCCGGGTCGAGCAGCTCCCCATCCGCTTTGCCTCGCACGAGCAGCTCATGCAGACCATCGAGCGCATCGTCTCCACCGTCAACCGGCGGGTGGACGAGGCCAATCCGATGGTCGACGCCCGCCTGCCCAGCGGCGAGCGCGTCAACGTCATCATCCCGCCGCTCTCCCTGACCGGCGCCACCCTCACCATCCGCCGCTTCCCGCGCGCCTTCACCCTGCACGAGATGATCGCCCTCGGCTCGCTCGACGAGCAGATGCTCCTGCTCCTGTCCGGGCTGGTCGCGGCGAAGATGAACGTGATCGTCTCCGGGGCCACCGGCACCGGCAAGACCACGCTGCTCAACGCCCTCTCCGGGCTGATCCCGGAGGGCGAACGCATCATCACCATCGAGGACTCGGCCGAACTCCAGCTCCAGCAGGCCCACGTCATCCGTCTGGAGTCCCGCCCGCCGAACGTGGAGGGCAAGGGCCAGATCACCATCCGCGACCTGGTCCGCAACTCCCTGCGCATGCGCCCCGACCGCATCATCGTCGGCGAGGTCCGCGGCGGCGAGACCCTCGACATGCTCCAGGCGATGTCCACCGGCCACGACGGCTCCCTCGCCACCGTCCACGCCAACAGCTCCTCCGACGCCCTGATGCGCCTGCAGACGCTCGCCTCCATGTCGGAGGTGGAGATCCCCTTCGAAGCCCTTCAGGACCAGATCAACAGCGCCGTGAACGTCATCGTGCAGCTGACCCGCTTCGGCGACGGATCGCGCCGCATCACCGAGATCTCCGTCCTGGAATCGCACGGCCGCGAACCCTTCCGGATCACCACGGTGTGCCGCTTCGGAGCCCAGCCGATGGGTGCGGACGGGCGCGTGCACGGCTACTTCGAGTACTACCCGCTGCCCCGCCGGATCGCAGAACGCCTCTACATGAACAACCAGCCGATCCCGCAGGCCTTCGGCGTCGCGCCGGAGGACCCCCTCACCGCCCGCATCACCCGGACCGCCCTGTGA
- a CDS encoding TadE/TadG family type IV pilus assembly protein yields MRSDRGQVAIEYIGFVPILLFVALCGIQLGWVAYVHEQADTAARTAARVEAQHPGRGEAAGRAAIREGLNAVVSVPSGGDAVTATVTIKINAIVPGLDIKDATATAVMPNNDPKVTGP; encoded by the coding sequence ATGCGTTCGGACCGGGGCCAAGTGGCCATCGAGTACATCGGTTTCGTGCCGATCCTGCTGTTCGTCGCGCTCTGCGGGATCCAGCTGGGCTGGGTGGCGTACGTGCATGAACAGGCGGACACGGCCGCCCGGACGGCCGCGCGCGTGGAGGCCCAGCACCCCGGCCGGGGGGAGGCCGCCGGACGTGCGGCCATACGCGAGGGGCTCAACGCGGTCGTCTCCGTGCCGTCCGGAGGTGACGCAGTGACCGCAACGGTGACCATCAAGATCAATGCCATCGTCCCCGGACTCGACATCAAGGACGCCACAGCCACGGCGGTCATGCCCAACAACGACCCGAAGGTGACCGGACCATGA
- a CDS encoding TadE/TadG family type IV pilus assembly protein — protein sequence MPARRPGRGDRGQVAIEFVGTVPLILLLVAAVWECVLIGYAFSLAGNAADEGARAGAVKSDAACAAAARKHVGEAWGMTTHCTRSGDVYRTTVRLKIPVFYPGLNFGTIEGSGGAAMEREAN from the coding sequence GTGCCCGCCCGCAGACCGGGGCGCGGGGACCGGGGCCAGGTGGCGATCGAGTTCGTGGGCACGGTGCCGCTGATCCTGCTGCTCGTGGCGGCGGTGTGGGAGTGCGTCCTGATCGGGTACGCCTTCTCGCTGGCGGGCAACGCGGCGGACGAGGGGGCGCGGGCGGGGGCGGTGAAGAGTGACGCGGCGTGTGCGGCGGCGGCGCGGAAGCACGTCGGGGAGGCATGGGGCATGACGACCCACTGCACCCGATCGGGCGACGTCTACCGGACGACGGTCAGGCTCAAGATCCCCGTCTTCTACCCGGGGCTCAACTTCGGCACCATCGAGGGCTCGGGCGGCGCGGCGATGGAGAGGGAGGCGAACTGA
- a CDS encoding AAA family ATPase, which yields MTTRILPAVGDPDAARAIVTLLSQLPAAEPAAPVPDAHTLLDTLGRLAAESIDELPEVVLVHERIGPLPALELIREVALRFPAVGVVLVSSDAGPGLFSAAMDSGARGLIGLPLSYEELAARVQAAAQWSVGVRRHLGGGAAADVFTGPGGRVVTVTGAKGGVGTTFTAVQFALAAAASGRRTALVDLDLQAGDVGSYLDVQFRRSVADLAGIQDISPRVLQDAVYDDASGLALLLAPADGERGEEVDDRAARHILGALRSRYELVVVDCGTQVTGANAAAVEMADVAVLVTTPDVVAVRAAKRMVRMWERLQVRKAEDTAMVVNRWSKHTEIQPALIEKITKTRATRTPVPAAFKELQAVVDAGRVQDLDNRSTVKQALWTLAGELGLLSAPDTAAPPTAATTPGASLAVRASGPVARLRRGREG from the coding sequence ATGACCACCCGAATCCTCCCCGCGGTCGGCGACCCGGACGCCGCACGCGCCATCGTGACCCTGCTCAGCCAGCTCCCGGCCGCCGAGCCGGCCGCCCCCGTCCCCGACGCGCACACGCTCCTGGACACCCTCGGCCGCCTGGCCGCCGAATCCATCGACGAACTCCCCGAGGTCGTCCTGGTCCACGAGCGGATCGGCCCCCTGCCCGCCCTCGAGCTCATCCGGGAGGTCGCCCTGCGCTTCCCGGCGGTGGGCGTCGTCCTGGTCTCCTCGGACGCCGGCCCCGGACTCTTCTCCGCCGCCATGGACTCGGGCGCGCGCGGCCTGATCGGCCTCCCGCTCTCCTACGAAGAACTCGCCGCCCGCGTCCAGGCCGCCGCCCAGTGGTCCGTCGGCGTACGCCGCCACCTGGGCGGGGGCGCCGCCGCCGACGTCTTCACCGGCCCGGGCGGGCGGGTCGTCACCGTCACCGGAGCCAAGGGCGGCGTGGGCACCACCTTCACCGCCGTGCAGTTCGCGCTGGCCGCGGCCGCCTCGGGACGGCGTACCGCCCTGGTCGACCTGGACCTCCAGGCGGGCGACGTGGGCTCGTACCTCGACGTGCAGTTCCGGCGCTCGGTCGCCGACCTCGCCGGGATCCAGGACATCTCGCCGCGGGTCCTCCAGGACGCGGTCTACGACGACGCCTCGGGCCTCGCACTCCTGCTCGCCCCGGCGGACGGCGAACGCGGCGAGGAAGTCGACGACCGGGCCGCCCGGCACATCCTCGGAGCCCTGCGCAGCCGCTACGAACTCGTCGTCGTCGACTGCGGGACCCAGGTCACCGGAGCCAACGCGGCCGCCGTGGAGATGGCGGACGTCGCGGTCCTGGTCACCACCCCGGACGTGGTCGCGGTGCGGGCGGCGAAGCGGATGGTCCGGATGTGGGAACGGCTCCAGGTGCGCAAGGCGGAGGACACGGCGATGGTCGTCAACCGCTGGAGCAAGCACACGGAGATCCAGCCCGCCCTGATCGAGAAGATCACCAAGACCCGCGCCACCCGCACCCCGGTCCCGGCCGCCTTCAAGGAACTCCAGGCCGTGGTGGACGCAGGCCGCGTCCAGGACCTCGACAACCGCTCGACGGTCAAACAGGCCCTGTGGACCCTGGCCGGCGAACTGGGCCTCCTGTCAGCCCCGGACACCGCCGCCCCGCCCACGGCGGCCACCACCCCGGGCGCCTCCCTGGCGGTCCGCGCCTCGGGCCCGGTGGCCCGCCTGCGCCGCGGCCGGGAGGGCTGA
- the cpaB gene encoding Flp pilus assembly protein CpaB has translation MNSRQRRGVILLLLSVLCALGAFAGVLVVIGDVNSKVGAEVVAYRAKGDIAPYSPLSAGQFEEVRIPRRWLSETAVSDLGALKDKIALTTLKKGSLLQADMFVDRPQLQPGEQEIAIMIDAATGVAGKITSGAKVNIIATFKGAKDTDPSRSVIIVANARVLGVGKLTALEKDSDRKGPAEAVPITFALSTKDTQRVAYAESFAEHVRLALVAPGTDSAPAPGDRTYTLDGDR, from the coding sequence ATGAACTCACGCCAGCGCCGCGGCGTCATCCTGCTGCTCCTGTCGGTCCTGTGCGCACTGGGGGCCTTCGCCGGGGTCCTCGTGGTGATAGGCGACGTCAATTCCAAGGTCGGCGCCGAGGTCGTCGCGTACCGGGCCAAGGGCGACATAGCCCCGTACAGCCCGCTGTCGGCCGGGCAGTTCGAGGAGGTCAGGATCCCCCGGCGGTGGCTCTCCGAGACCGCCGTCTCCGACCTCGGCGCGCTGAAGGACAAGATCGCGCTCACCACCCTGAAGAAGGGCTCGCTGCTCCAGGCGGACATGTTCGTCGACCGGCCGCAGCTGCAGCCCGGTGAGCAGGAGATCGCCATCATGATCGACGCCGCCACGGGCGTGGCCGGAAAGATCACCTCCGGCGCGAAGGTCAACATCATCGCCACCTTCAAGGGCGCCAAGGACACCGACCCCTCCCGCTCGGTGATCATCGTCGCCAACGCCCGGGTCCTGGGCGTCGGCAAACTCACCGCCCTGGAGAAGGACAGCGACCGCAAGGGCCCCGCCGAGGCCGTCCCGATCACCTTCGCCCTCAGCACCAAGGACACCCAGCGCGTCGCGTACGCCGAGTCCTTCGCGGAGCACGTACGCCTGGCCCTCGTGGCCCCCGGCACCGACTCGGCGCCCGCCCCGGGCGACCGCACGTACACCCTCGACGGGGACAGGTGA
- a CDS encoding chitinase, with protein sequence MNRIRSLALPIAATLTAGALSALAAGTAQAADVNVVRNGGFESGLANWSCTGGTGASVSSPVHSGSGALKATPAGQDNARCSQTVTVKPNSTYTLSTQVQGSYVYLGATGTGTQDVSTWTPGSGAGWQKLSTTFTTGPGTTQVTVYTHGWYGQPAYVVDEFSVFGPDGGGGTDPGPSVPGAPAGAAVSGQSASALTLSWNAVGSATGYYVYQDGVRVRTVTGGAASTQITGLAAATSYSFQVSAYNAAGEGPKSAPVTGTTTGTGPGPGPGPAVPKHALTGYWQNFNNGATVQRISDVSAQYDIIAVSFADATTTPGAITFNLDSAGLGGYTVDRFKADIAAKKAAGTSVILSIGGEKGTITVNDSTSANNLANSAYALMQEYGFTGIDIDLENGLNPTYMTQALRSLSSKAGPSLVITMAPQTIDMQSTQGGYFRTALNIKDILTVVNMQYYNSGSMNGCDGKVYSQGSVDFLTALACIQLEGGLDPSQVGIGVPASPSGAGSGYVSPTIVNNALDCLTRGTGCGSFKPSKTYPGLRGAMTWSTNWDAKAGSAWSNAVGPKVHGLP encoded by the coding sequence GTGAACCGCATACGCTCCCTCGCCCTCCCCATCGCCGCCACCCTCACCGCCGGCGCCCTGTCCGCCCTCGCCGCCGGCACCGCACAGGCCGCGGACGTGAACGTCGTCCGCAACGGCGGCTTCGAGTCGGGTCTCGCCAACTGGTCCTGCACCGGCGGAACCGGCGCCTCCGTCTCCTCGCCCGTCCACTCCGGATCGGGCGCCCTGAAGGCCACCCCGGCGGGCCAGGACAACGCCCGCTGCAGCCAGACCGTCACGGTCAAGCCGAACTCGACGTACACGCTGAGCACGCAGGTCCAGGGCAGCTACGTCTACCTGGGCGCGACCGGGACCGGCACCCAGGACGTCTCCACCTGGACGCCCGGGTCGGGCGCCGGCTGGCAGAAGCTCTCCACCACCTTCACCACCGGCCCCGGCACCACCCAGGTCACCGTCTACACGCACGGCTGGTACGGCCAGCCGGCCTACGTCGTCGACGAGTTCAGCGTCTTCGGCCCGGACGGCGGGGGCGGCACCGACCCCGGCCCGTCCGTCCCCGGCGCCCCGGCCGGAGCGGCCGTTTCCGGACAGAGCGCGAGCGCTCTCACCCTTTCGTGGAACGCGGTCGGCTCGGCCACCGGCTATTACGTGTATCAGGACGGCGTCCGCGTGAGGACCGTGACCGGCGGCGCCGCATCCACCCAGATCACCGGGCTCGCGGCCGCGACCTCGTACTCCTTCCAGGTGAGCGCCTACAACGCGGCGGGCGAGGGCCCGAAGTCCGCGCCCGTGACCGGCACGACCACCGGCACCGGCCCGGGTCCGGGCCCCGGCCCGGCCGTCCCCAAGCACGCCCTGACCGGCTACTGGCAGAACTTCAACAACGGCGCGACCGTCCAGCGGATCTCCGACGTCTCCGCGCAGTACGACATCATCGCCGTCTCCTTCGCGGACGCCACGACCACGCCCGGCGCCATCACCTTCAACCTCGACTCGGCCGGCCTCGGCGGCTACACGGTCGACCGGTTCAAGGCCGACATCGCCGCGAAGAAGGCGGCCGGCACATCGGTGATCCTGTCCATCGGCGGTGAGAAGGGGACCATCACGGTCAACGACTCGACCTCCGCGAACAACCTCGCGAACTCCGCGTACGCCCTGATGCAGGAGTACGGGTTCACCGGGATCGACATCGACCTGGAGAACGGCCTGAACCCCACCTACATGACGCAGGCGCTGCGCTCGCTGTCGTCGAAGGCGGGCCCCTCGCTGGTCATCACCATGGCCCCGCAGACCATCGACATGCAGTCCACGCAGGGCGGCTACTTCAGGACCGCGCTCAACATCAAGGACATCCTCACCGTCGTCAACATGCAGTACTACAACAGCGGCTCGATGAACGGCTGCGACGGCAAGGTCTACTCCCAGGGCTCCGTCGACTTCCTCACCGCGCTCGCCTGCATCCAGCTGGAGGGCGGCCTCGACCCCTCGCAGGTGGGCATCGGGGTCCCGGCCTCGCCCAGCGGCGCGGGCAGCGGCTACGTGTCCCCGACGATCGTCAACAACGCCCTCGACTGCCTGACCAGGGGCACCGGCTGCGGCTCCTTCAAGCCGTCGAAGACCTACCCGGGTCTGCGCGGTGCGATGACATGGTCGACCAACTGGGACGCCAAGGCGGGTAGTGCTTGGTCGAACGCGGTGGGTCCGAAGGTCCACGGCCTGCCGTAG
- a CDS encoding M14 family metallopeptidase: MRLHTRRRAAVTAALLALALGAPAYGMSATASPPPTPSTATQDEAIVQYRIHGPSTAADRTALLRTGVSIDEVDDHTVVVSADTMQAKKLKELGYRLTALPGPPDRSLPGIAASPMDFPSADSKYHNYAEATAEINQLVAQYPAIASKRVIGKSYQGRDMFAIKISDNVATDEAEPEVLFTAHQHAREHLTVEMALYLLKEFSSKYGTDSRITNAVNGREIWIVPDLNPDGGEYDIATGSYRSWRKNRQPNSGSSYIGTDENRNWNYKFGCCGGSSSSKSSETYRGASAESAPEVKVVADFVRSRVIGGKQQIKAAIDFHTYSELVLWPFGYTYNDTAPGLTADDLAVYKKIGTSMAASNGYTPEQSSDLYITDGTIDDWLWGNQKIFSYTFEMYPESGGGGFYPPDEVIDRETARNKDAVLQLLENADCMYRSIGKEAQYCAAP, from the coding sequence ATGCGGCTCCATACCCGCCGGAGGGCCGCCGTCACGGCGGCCCTGCTGGCGCTCGCGCTGGGCGCACCCGCCTACGGCATGAGCGCGACGGCTTCCCCTCCGCCCACCCCTTCCACGGCCACCCAGGACGAGGCGATCGTCCAGTACCGGATCCACGGCCCCTCCACCGCCGCCGACCGCACCGCCCTGCTCCGCACGGGCGTCTCGATCGACGAGGTGGACGACCACACGGTCGTGGTCAGCGCCGACACCATGCAGGCCAAGAAGCTCAAGGAGCTGGGCTACCGGCTGACCGCCCTGCCCGGCCCCCCGGACCGCTCCCTGCCCGGTATCGCGGCGAGCCCGATGGACTTCCCCTCGGCGGACTCGAAGTACCACAACTACGCCGAGGCGACCGCCGAAATCAACCAGCTCGTCGCCCAGTACCCCGCGATCGCGAGCAAGCGCGTGATCGGAAAGTCGTACCAGGGCCGGGACATGTTCGCCATCAAGATCAGCGACAACGTCGCGACCGACGAGGCCGAGCCCGAGGTGCTCTTCACCGCCCACCAGCACGCGCGCGAGCACCTGACCGTCGAGATGGCGCTGTACCTGCTCAAGGAGTTCTCCTCCAAGTACGGCACCGACTCCCGGATCACCAACGCGGTCAACGGCCGCGAGATCTGGATCGTCCCGGACCTCAACCCGGACGGCGGCGAGTACGACATCGCCACCGGCTCCTACCGCTCCTGGCGCAAGAACCGGCAGCCGAACTCCGGCTCCTCCTACATCGGCACGGACGAGAACCGCAACTGGAACTACAAGTTCGGCTGCTGCGGCGGCTCCAGCAGCAGCAAGAGCTCCGAGACCTACCGGGGCGCCTCCGCCGAGTCCGCGCCCGAGGTGAAGGTCGTCGCGGACTTCGTCCGCAGCCGGGTGATCGGCGGCAAGCAGCAGATCAAGGCCGCCATCGACTTCCACACCTACAGCGAGCTCGTCCTGTGGCCCTTCGGCTACACCTACAACGACACCGCCCCGGGCCTGACCGCCGACGACCTCGCCGTCTACAAGAAGATCGGCACCAGCATGGCGGCGAGCAACGGCTACACGCCGGAGCAGTCCAGCGACCTGTACATCACGGACGGCACGATCGACGACTGGCTGTGGGGCAACCAGAAGATCTTCTCGTACACCTTCGAGATGTACCCGGAGAGCGGCGGCGGCGGCTTCTACCCGCCGGACGAGGTCATCGACCGCGAGACCGCGCGCAACAAGGACGCGGTGCTCCAGCTGCTGGAGAACGCGGACTGCATGTACCGCTCGATCGGCAAGGAGGCGCAGTACTGCGCCGCTCCGTGA
- a CDS encoding RidA family protein — protein MTDQKIAITPDTHTAPPAKFSHGVRKGNILQVAGQVGYLPHVEGQPPTPAGPALREQTLQTLENVRSVLEAGGAGWDDVMMIRVYLTDTGHFAEMNGIYNAYFEEQGLKEAPAARTTVYVGLPAGLLIEIDALAVLG, from the coding sequence GTGACCGACCAGAAGATCGCCATCACGCCCGACACGCACACCGCACCGCCCGCGAAGTTCTCGCACGGAGTGCGGAAGGGGAACATCCTCCAGGTCGCCGGCCAGGTCGGCTACCTGCCGCACGTCGAGGGGCAGCCGCCCACCCCCGCGGGGCCCGCGCTGCGCGAGCAGACCCTCCAGACGCTGGAGAACGTCCGCTCCGTCCTGGAGGCCGGCGGTGCGGGCTGGGACGACGTGATGATGATCCGCGTCTACCTGACGGACACCGGGCACTTCGCCGAGATGAACGGCATCTACAACGCCTACTTCGAGGAGCAGGGGCTGAAGGAGGCCCCGGCCGCCCGCACCACCGTGTACGTGGGTCTGCCGGCCGGGCTGCTCATCGAGATCGACGCCCTCGCCGTGCTCGGCTGA
- a CDS encoding IclR family transcriptional regulator, translating to MSQSVERALRILPVLAGSPAGLGAVAEALGVHKSTALRLLRTLNEHGLVYRQTDGRYRLGAQLFALAAEAIENLDVRDIAHPHLMELNRATGHTVHLALHQDDEVVYVDKVDSRYPVRMYSRIGRPVPLTVAAVAKLLLADLPDAERRALADRIEYPRYTARSTPDAAAFLRELDLVREQGWATDLGGHEESINCLGAPVHGPDGRVVAALSVSAPGVVLAAEGLLALLPQVLRTADAISQDYSGAQEST from the coding sequence ATGAGCCAGTCCGTGGAGCGCGCGCTCAGGATCCTCCCGGTCCTGGCCGGGAGCCCCGCCGGCCTCGGGGCGGTCGCCGAGGCGCTCGGCGTGCACAAGAGCACCGCCCTGCGCCTCCTGCGCACCCTGAACGAGCACGGCCTCGTCTACCGCCAGACCGACGGCCGCTACCGCCTCGGCGCACAGCTCTTCGCGCTCGCCGCCGAGGCCATCGAGAACCTGGACGTGCGGGACATCGCGCACCCCCACCTCATGGAGCTGAACAGGGCCACCGGGCACACCGTGCACCTCGCCCTGCACCAGGACGACGAGGTCGTCTACGTCGACAAGGTCGACAGCCGCTACCCGGTCCGCATGTACTCCCGCATCGGCAGGCCCGTGCCCCTCACGGTCGCCGCCGTCGCCAAGCTGCTCCTCGCGGACCTGCCCGACGCCGAACGGCGGGCGCTGGCCGACCGGATCGAGTACCCGCGCTACACCGCCCGGTCGACCCCGGACGCGGCGGCCTTCCTGCGCGAGCTGGACCTCGTACGGGAACAGGGCTGGGCCACCGATCTCGGCGGGCACGAGGAGTCCATCAACTGCCTCGGGGCGCCCGTGCACGGCCCGGACGGGCGGGTCGTCGCCGCCCTGTCGGTGTCCGCGCCCGGTGTGGTCCTCGCCGCCGAGGGGCTGCTCGCACTGCTGCCGCAGGTACTGCGTACCGCCGATGCCATCAGCCAGGACTATTCAGGAGCCCAGGAGAGCACGTGA
- a CDS encoding amino acid deaminase, which translates to MASDSDPVKDLADEPVDHRFKGLPPDAQTHGLTVGQLAAERRDLHTGGFTTPVLTLDADALEHNLAALGTYAARHDLAFAPHGKTCMSPQLFRRQLEHGAWGITAAVPHQARVYRAFGIQRIFLANELVDPAALRWVADELAADPGFRFVCYVDSVRGVQLMDRALRGRTPAARIDVVVELGAGEGARTGARTDEDCRAVADAVASASTLRLVGLGGYEAEVPGADPDSVHAYLRRLTALAVEFDKAGRFPADLDEIVVSAGGSAWFDAVADVFAELPELSRPVLKLLRSGAYVSHDHGWYTRLTPFNRHPEEGGLRPAFRLWTQVVSRPSPTQAFVNAGKRDIAYDLGLPEAELVRDALTGEERPAAGVRVVKLSDQHAWLETDTAEDVQVGDWVALGMSHPCTIFEKWPLIPVVEADGTVTDYVRTFF; encoded by the coding sequence ATGGCCAGCGACAGCGACCCCGTCAAGGACCTCGCCGACGAACCCGTCGACCACCGGTTCAAGGGCCTCCCCCCGGACGCCCAGACGCACGGCCTCACCGTCGGGCAGCTCGCCGCCGAGCGCCGCGATCTGCACACCGGCGGCTTCACCACCCCCGTCCTGACCCTCGACGCGGACGCGTTGGAGCACAACCTCGCCGCCCTCGGCACCTACGCCGCCCGCCACGACCTGGCCTTCGCCCCGCACGGCAAGACGTGCATGTCCCCCCAGCTGTTCCGGCGTCAGCTGGAGCACGGCGCGTGGGGCATCACCGCCGCCGTCCCCCACCAGGCCCGCGTCTACCGCGCCTTCGGCATCCAGCGGATCTTCCTCGCCAACGAGCTCGTCGATCCAGCCGCCCTGCGCTGGGTCGCGGACGAGCTCGCCGCCGACCCCGGCTTCCGCTTCGTCTGCTACGTCGACTCCGTGCGCGGCGTCCAGCTCATGGACCGCGCCCTCCGGGGCCGGACGCCGGCCGCCCGCATCGACGTCGTCGTCGAGCTCGGCGCCGGCGAGGGGGCCCGCACGGGGGCCCGCACCGACGAGGACTGCCGCGCCGTCGCCGACGCCGTCGCCTCGGCCTCCACCCTGCGCCTGGTCGGCCTGGGCGGCTACGAGGCCGAGGTCCCGGGCGCCGACCCCGACTCCGTCCACGCGTACCTGCGCCGCCTCACCGCGCTGGCCGTCGAGTTCGACAAGGCCGGCCGCTTCCCGGCGGACCTCGACGAGATCGTGGTCAGCGCCGGCGGCTCCGCCTGGTTCGACGCGGTCGCCGACGTCTTCGCCGAGCTCCCGGAGCTCTCCCGCCCGGTCCTCAAGCTGCTGCGCTCCGGCGCGTACGTCTCCCACGACCACGGCTGGTACACCCGCCTGACCCCCTTCAACCGGCACCCCGAAGAGGGCGGCCTGCGCCCGGCGTTCCGGCTGTGGACCCAGGTCGTCTCCCGCCCCTCCCCCACCCAGGCCTTCGTCAACGCGGGCAAGCGCGACATCGCCTACGACCTGGGCCTGCCCGAGGCGGAGCTGGTCCGCGACGCCCTCACCGGCGAGGAGCGCCCCGCCGCCGGGGTCCGCGTGGTCAAACTGTCCGACCAGCACGCCTGGCTGGAGACCGACACGGCCGAGGACGTGCAGGTGGGCGACTGGGTGGCGCTCGGCATGTCCCACCCCTGCACGATCTTCGAGAAGTGGCCGCTGATCCCGGTGGTGGAGGCCGACGGCACCGTCACCGACTACGTCCGCACCTTCTTCTAG